One region of Candidatus Bathyarchaeia archaeon genomic DNA includes:
- a CDS encoding RDD family protein has protein sequence MAVNQESVSRILSVLSHSLRREILQILSDKGEASFTDLMNALNVDTGKLSFHIRTLAPFLEQTTAGKYKLSKVGENAIRLIMDLKLWAEEVEAQRKTPTLPIASFKKRTLAFLIDLFMMLAIAVLVTLPNTLSLLAAGNILGFDPNIILLTLALLWLYSTLFEGFKGQSIGKRIIGLMVVRTDGKGLSYDYAAVRNFGKAFLLPFDLLIGLKVKDERYVRYFDKFVGTTVIDLRI, from the coding sequence ATGGCGGTAAATCAGGAAAGCGTGTCCCGAATACTATCCGTTTTGTCTCATTCCCTGAGACGAGAGATCCTTCAGATCCTCAGTGATAAGGGAGAGGCTTCCTTTACCGACCTGATGAACGCTCTTAACGTCGACACAGGAAAGCTAAGTTTTCACATACGAACACTTGCGCCTTTTCTAGAACAGACAACAGCTGGAAAATACAAGCTGAGCAAAGTAGGCGAAAACGCGATACGGTTGATCATGGATTTGAAATTATGGGCAGAAGAGGTTGAAGCTCAGAGAAAAACACCCACACTTCCAATTGCCTCTTTCAAGAAGAGAACCCTTGCTTTTCTTATCGACCTGTTCATGATGCTTGCAATCGCAGTTCTCGTAACATTGCCGAACACGTTGTCCCTGCTTGCCGCAGGAAATATCCTAGGCTTCGACCCTAACATCATTCTTCTCACCCTTGCCCTCTTGTGGCTCTACTCTACCCTATTCGAGGGTTTCAAAGGGCAAAGCATAGGTAAACGTATTATTGGACTGATGGTTGTCAGAACAGACGGAAAGGGCTTATCATACGACTACGCCGCCGTAAGAAATTTTGGCAAGGCATTTCTATTGCCTTTCGACTTGCTCATTGGCCTTAAAGTCAAGGACGAACGATACGTCAGATATTTCGACAAGTTCGTCGGCACAACGGTGATAGACCTAAGAATCTAA